The genomic DNA GTAAAGCTGTGTCCAGCACATCAGGTCTGTTAGTTGCAGCAAGTAATATTACGGTTTCATCGGTCTCAAATCCATCCATTTCAACCAAAAGTTGGTTTAAGGTTTGCTCCCTTTCGTCATGACCTCCACCGAGCCCGGCGCCTCTGTGTCGTCCGACAGCATCAATTTCATCAATAAAAATGATGCACGGTGCATTGCGTTTGCCTTGTTCAAACAAGTCACGTACGCGGGATGCTCCAACGCCGACAAACATTTCAACAAAATCCGCACCACTAATGCTGAAAAATGGAACTGAAGCCTCGCCTGCCACTGCCTTTGCCAAAAGCGTCTTTCCCGTTCCTGGAGGACCTAATAAGAGAGCTCCTCTTGGAATCCGGCCACCGAGCCTCTGGTATTTATCAGGAACTTTAAGGAAATCAATAATTTCGAGCAGTTCTTCTTTCGCTTCATCTGCACCTGCAACATCATCAAAAGTTACCCGGGGTTTGCTCTCCGTTATCAACTTAGCACGGCTTTTTCCAAACGAAAAAATTCCGCCAGCACCGCCTCCTTGCATTCGCCGTAGAAAAAATATCCAGAAAACAGCCATGATCAAAATCCAGGGAAGCAGGTTGAGAAAGTACCCTAACCAATCAACGGATTTCCTTTGGAAATTATAATCTACTCCATAATCGTCCCATTCTTTTAACATCCAATCTTCAATAAAGGGCAGGGTAACATGGAACCTTAATACTTTAATCGCTTTACGATCTATTTCAATGGTATTTTCATATTTTAATTCCCCATGTAATTCGTCACCTTCAATAATCGCTTTTTCAATATCACCAGCCTCTAGGAAGTCACGATAATGACCATACTCTATTGCCTGCTCACCTCTACCACCCAAATTCCCGAATGCATTGGCAAACAAAACCGAGCCAAGGATTACCAAAATCCAAATGATTAACGAGCGAGATTTCCACTGGAAGTTATCAGGTTTTTTACCTTGTCCACGGTTTGTACCGCCATTTTGTTTTTTTGAAGAGCTACCTTTTTTTCTTTTTTTATCCATAAACTATATTATAACTCCGAATTTCTTATTATTCTTGCATTATATAGACATTCTTTAGATTCCGTAGTTTTTGCTTGTAATCTAAACCATAACCAATAACAAACTCCGGTGGGATTGAAAAGCCAACATAATCGATCTTTCTATTTGGTTTTGCGTTATCCCATTTTACCAATAACGTAATGAAACTAAGTGACGCTGGGTTCATGGCCAATATTTTTTTATTCAAAAATTGTACAGACAAACCGGAATCAACTATATCTTCGGCAAGAATTACATCTTTTCCTTCCAAATCACAATCTATTTCCTTCATTAAATTTACTTTGCCAGATGATTTTAGTGCATCTTCATAGCTGGAAATTTTAATAAAATCCACTTCACAAT from candidate division KSB1 bacterium includes the following:
- the ftsH gene encoding ATP-dependent zinc metalloprotease FtsH, producing the protein MDKKRKKGSSSKKQNGGTNRGQGKKPDNFQWKSRSLIIWILVILGSVLFANAFGNLGGRGEQAIEYGHYRDFLEAGDIEKAIIEGDELHGELKYENTIEIDRKAIKVLRFHVTLPFIEDWMLKEWDDYGVDYNFQRKSVDWLGYFLNLLPWILIMAVFWIFFLRRMQGGGAGGIFSFGKSRAKLITESKPRVTFDDVAGADEAKEELLEIIDFLKVPDKYQRLGGRIPRGALLLGPPGTGKTLLAKAVAGEASVPFFSISGADFVEMFVGVGASRVRDLFEQGKRNAPCIIFIDEIDAVGRHRGAGLGGGHDEREQTLNQLLVEMDGFETDETVILLAATNRPDVLDTALLRPGRFDRQIVVDRPDIRGREGILKVHTKKVPLADDVKLDILAKGTPGFSGADLANLVNEAALLSARNGKKHVEMEDMESAKDKELMGVERKSMVITEDEKRSTAFHEAGHVLVAKLIPESDPVHKVTIIPRGRALGVTSYLPIDERHSYSKTTLEIRLVHLLGGRVAEKLVYNHFTTGAGDDIERATELARKMVCEWGMSDKIGPLAFGKENEEIFIGREIARSKNYSEQTALLIDSETSKIVKDASNRAERLIKGNMKKLHAIAEALLIYETLDGDEVDQIFKGKTLKIKSRKAENSAKSSDNSGDGKSQKKQASGTTRRKKKVEEESKTE
- the hpt gene encoding hypoxanthine phosphoribosyltransferase; its protein translation is MSEVITYPNLKTEIEESGRYRLLLSEEQIQNRIKELADEISTDYANRCPVLVGVLNGSFIFLADLIRQLSIDCEVDFIKISSYEDALKSSGKVNLMKEIDCDLEGKDVILAEDIVDSGLSVQFLNKKILAMNPASLSFITLLVKWDNAKPNRKIDYVGFSIPPEFVIGYGLDYKQKLRNLKNVYIMQE